One genomic segment of Nitrospinota bacterium includes these proteins:
- the asnB gene encoding asparagine synthase (glutamine-hydrolyzing), with translation MCGICGAVNLDGSPANRESVLAMTRAIAHRGPDGEGIAMLGPIGLGHRRLAIIDVSSAASQPMATGDGGLTISYNGEIYNFMELRKELEGLGHRFHSRSDTEVVLHSYAQWGKEALGKFNGMFALSIWDAKNKELFLARDRYGMKPLYYLQSGGQFLFGSEIKAILAHGSYQTQLDKEALLEYFTFQNIFTDKTFFKDVKMLPAASHMTINAGNGTAGPPVQYWDYDFTEPEKPVNADECVARLDFLFRQAVHRQLVSDVDLGSYLSGGLDSGSITAVAAKSLPYIKTFTVGFDLTSASGMEMGFDERAKAEYMSYLFKTEHYEMVLKSGDMERVIGAVTGSLEYPRVGQSYPNYCAARLASRFCKVILSGAGGDEMFGGYPWRYYRAAVNGNFESYVDKYYAFWQRLIPDDDTRDRIFAPVWSDVKHVRTRDIFRKMFNGHVKKINTAEDYINHSLYFEAKTFLHGLFMVEDKLSMAHGLETRAPFMDNDLVDFAMKTPVKMKLGNLGEVARLNENEFGPKAARYFEKTRDGKLVLRRMMERYIPEEVTTRIKQGFTAPDASWFKGESIDYVRRILYNDNARIYEYMDRKTVLGLVDGHLEGRTNRRLLIWSLISFEEWLKRFA, from the coding sequence ATGTGCGGAATATGCGGCGCGGTCAATCTGGACGGCTCTCCGGCCAACCGGGAGAGCGTGCTTGCAATGACACGGGCCATAGCCCACCGGGGCCCTGACGGCGAAGGGATTGCCATGCTTGGCCCCATCGGCCTTGGCCACAGGCGCCTTGCCATAATCGACGTCAGCTCCGCCGCGTCCCAACCTATGGCCACCGGCGACGGAGGGCTTACAATCTCCTACAACGGTGAAATATACAATTTCATGGAACTGCGCAAAGAGCTGGAGGGGCTGGGGCACAGGTTCCATTCACGTTCAGACACGGAGGTTGTCCTTCATTCATACGCCCAATGGGGGAAAGAGGCGCTGGGCAAGTTCAACGGGATGTTCGCCTTGTCCATATGGGACGCGAAAAACAAGGAGCTTTTCCTGGCCAGGGACAGGTATGGGATGAAGCCCCTTTACTATCTTCAGAGCGGCGGACAGTTCCTGTTCGGATCCGAGATAAAGGCGATTCTGGCGCACGGTTCATATCAAACACAGTTGGACAAAGAGGCGCTGCTCGAATATTTCACGTTCCAGAACATCTTCACGGACAAGACTTTTTTCAAGGACGTGAAAATGCTCCCCGCCGCCTCGCATATGACGATAAACGCCGGGAACGGGACCGCCGGGCCTCCCGTCCAATACTGGGACTATGATTTCACCGAGCCGGAAAAGCCGGTCAACGCCGATGAATGCGTCGCGCGGCTTGATTTCCTTTTCAGGCAGGCCGTACACCGGCAGCTGGTAAGCGACGTGGACCTGGGCAGCTACTTGAGCGGCGGGCTGGACTCCGGCTCCATAACAGCCGTGGCGGCAAAAAGCCTGCCGTATATCAAGACGTTCACGGTGGGATTCGATTTGACCTCCGCCTCGGGCATGGAAATGGGGTTTGACGAGCGGGCCAAGGCCGAATACATGTCATACCTGTTCAAGACAGAACATTACGAGATGGTCCTGAAATCGGGGGACATGGAGCGGGTCATCGGCGCCGTCACCGGAAGCCTGGAATACCCCAGGGTGGGCCAGAGCTATCCCAACTATTGCGCGGCCCGCCTGGCCTCCAGGTTCTGCAAGGTGATACTCTCCGGCGCGGGTGGGGACGAGATGTTCGGCGGCTATCCCTGGCGGTATTACCGCGCCGCGGTGAACGGAAATTTCGAAAGCTATGTGGACAAGTATTACGCCTTCTGGCAGAGGCTCATCCCGGACGATGATACCCGGGACAGGATATTCGCTCCGGTGTGGAGCGACGTGAAGCACGTGCGGACGCGGGACATATTCCGCAAAATGTTCAACGGCCATGTGAAAAAGATAAACACGGCTGAGGATTATATAAACCATTCGCTTTATTTCGAGGCGAAGACGTTCCTGCACGGGCTTTTCATGGTGGAGGACAAATTGAGCATGGCCCACGGGCTGGAGACGCGGGCGCCTTTCATGGACAACGACCTGGTGGACTTCGCCATGAAGACCCCGGTAAAGATGAAACTTGGCAACCTTGGCGAAGTGGCCCGGCTTAACGAAAACGAATTCGGACCGAAAGCGGCCAGGTATTTCGAGAAAACGCGGGACGGAAAGCTTGTCCTTCGCAGGATGATGGAGCGGTATATACCAGAGGAAGTGACCACAAGGATAAAACAGGGATTCACGGCGCCGGACGCAAGCTGGTTTAAGGGCGAGAGCATTGATTACGTGCGGCGGATTCTCTACAATGACAACGCAAGGATATACGAGTACATGGACCGCAAGACAGTGCTGGGCTTAGTGGACGGCCACCTTGAAGGCAGGACGAACAGGCGTCTGCTGATATGGTCGCTTATCAGCTTTGAAGAATGGCTCAAAAGGTTCGCTTGA
- a CDS encoding DegT/DnrJ/EryC1/StrS family aminotransferase: MKASSTGHAAPKPVKTVPIALPSTGEEEWRALLGPLSTGWLTQGPKVAEFEKAFALRQGVKHAVATTSCTTALHLILKAAGIGPGDEVIVPSFTWVATANAVEYCGATPVFADIDPATFNIGHKSAGAKVASRTKAVIAVHLFGLCADMDLLAEAVKGAIIVEDAACAAGGSFKGQPAGSLGVAGAFSFHPRKIITTGEGGMITTNDGALAGKVNMLRNHGASSPEEARHQSPKPYLLPDFNDVGFNYRMTDLQGAVGLVQLRKLDGFLAERRRWAQYYMRELADIGWLRLPNTPEGHEHGWQAFVTMVDEDKAPAGRDEIMDRLAAMGVATRPGTHAAHTLGYYSRRYGLKPADCPNAYACATKSMAIPLHNRMDESDYAYVVDCLKSLR; this comes from the coding sequence ATGAAAGCTTCTTCAACAGGCCATGCCGCGCCCAAACCGGTAAAGACGGTTCCCATAGCCCTGCCTTCCACCGGCGAGGAGGAGTGGCGCGCGCTATTGGGCCCCCTTTCAACAGGCTGGCTGACCCAGGGGCCCAAAGTGGCCGAGTTTGAAAAAGCCTTCGCGCTTCGCCAGGGGGTCAAACACGCGGTGGCCACCACAAGCTGCACCACCGCCCTGCACCTGATCCTCAAGGCGGCGGGCATTGGGCCGGGGGACGAGGTTATAGTCCCATCCTTCACATGGGTGGCCACGGCCAACGCCGTGGAGTACTGCGGGGCAACGCCGGTCTTCGCCGATATCGACCCGGCGACGTTCAACATCGGCCATAAAAGCGCTGGGGCGAAAGTTGCTTCGCGCACTAAGGCTGTCATCGCCGTCCATCTTTTCGGCCTGTGCGCCGATATGGACCTTCTGGCCGAGGCGGTGAAAGGCGCAATCATCGTGGAGGACGCGGCGTGCGCGGCAGGGGGATCGTTCAAAGGCCAGCCCGCCGGGTCTTTGGGTGTGGCCGGGGCGTTCTCATTCCACCCGCGCAAAATTATCACCACCGGCGAGGGGGGGATGATCACCACCAACGACGGCGCGCTGGCCGGCAAAGTGAACATGCTGCGAAACCACGGCGCATCCTCCCCCGAGGAAGCGCGCCACCAATCTCCAAAACCATATCTGCTCCCCGATTTTAATGATGTTGGATTCAACTACCGGATGACGGACCTGCAGGGGGCGGTGGGGCTGGTTCAGTTGAGGAAACTGGACGGATTTCTGGCGGAGCGCAGGCGGTGGGCGCAATATTACATGCGTGAACTTGCGGACATCGGCTGGCTGCGCCTGCCCAACACTCCGGAGGGGCACGAGCATGGCTGGCAGGCTTTTGTGACAATGGTGGACGAAGACAAGGCCCCGGCGGGACGGGATGAAATAATGGACCGGCTGGCCGCCATGGGGGTGGCCACGCGCCCCGGAACCCACGCCGCGCATACCCTGGGCTATTATTCGCGCCGGTACGGGCTGAAACCCGCTGACTGCCCGAACGCATACGCCTGCGCCACGAAAAGCATGGCCATCCCGCTTCACAACCGGATGGACGAAAGCGATTACGCGTATGTGGTGGACTGCTTAAAATCATTGCGATAA
- the asnB gene encoding asparagine synthase (glutamine-hydrolyzing): MCGVGSIFNMSMEPVAGLEAGLAAMNHLQAHRGPDGAGTWRHKSGFVGLAHRRLSVIDLETGAQPMENGHGKVISYNGEIYNYKELRSEIGPEIFHTASDTEVVLKAYEKWGAGCLERLRGMFAFAMWDERRHRLFLARDRFGVKPLYYTVIGDVLYAASEIKALLPFVERIETDPDGFRDYLAFQFCLAGKTLFKGIHELPPGHYLTASSSGIQVTRYWEVRFKPDFDHTGKYFSEKLRGLIEDSVRAHLVSDTPVGAYVSGGVDSGVISSLAADQAPEGFCGFNGRFPEGEEYDESRYARDLAGWKHFPIHVLDITCGDFVENIGKVIYHLDFPVAGPGSFPQYMVSRLASEHVKVVLGGQGGDEIFGGYTRYLVAYFEQCLKGAIDGTMKSGNFIVTYESIIPNLMSLRNYKPMLQQLWKDGIFTEDMDKRYLRLIDRAGSLKEEINWGALNGDYSPYDAFRKVFRAKNVGKESYFDCMTHFDFKTLLPALLQVEDRMSMAHGLESRVPFLDHSIVEFAATLPANVKFKNGELKHIFRKTMDYALPKSILSRKDKMGFPLPLTDWINGPMRGFVNDILGSKRARERELVNNGAVIKKIAEEPKFGRKIWGLLCLELWQTTFHDQEAKFKEALKTGVAVR, encoded by the coding sequence ATGTGCGGAGTAGGCTCCATATTCAACATGTCCATGGAGCCGGTGGCCGGGCTTGAGGCCGGGCTTGCGGCCATGAACCACCTTCAGGCCCACAGGGGGCCGGACGGGGCGGGGACATGGCGGCACAAGTCCGGTTTTGTGGGCCTTGCGCACAGGCGGCTTAGCGTCATCGACCTTGAGACCGGCGCCCAGCCCATGGAAAACGGGCATGGCAAGGTCATCTCGTACAACGGCGAGATATACAACTACAAGGAGCTTCGCTCCGAGATCGGCCCGGAAATCTTCCACACGGCGTCGGACACGGAGGTGGTGCTCAAAGCTTACGAAAAATGGGGCGCCGGGTGCCTGGAACGGCTCCGGGGAATGTTCGCCTTTGCCATGTGGGACGAAAGGCGGCATCGCCTTTTCCTCGCCCGGGACAGGTTCGGGGTGAAACCGCTGTATTACACAGTAATCGGCGACGTGCTTTACGCAGCCTCGGAGATAAAGGCCCTGTTGCCGTTCGTGGAAAGGATAGAGACCGACCCGGATGGTTTCCGGGACTATCTTGCGTTCCAGTTCTGCCTGGCCGGAAAGACCCTTTTCAAGGGAATCCATGAATTGCCGCCGGGGCACTATCTGACTGCCTCGTCTTCCGGAATCCAGGTCACCCGTTACTGGGAAGTGCGTTTCAAGCCCGATTTCGACCATACCGGGAAATATTTTTCCGAAAAGCTGCGGGGCCTTATCGAAGATTCGGTGCGGGCGCATCTTGTGTCGGACACGCCGGTCGGGGCGTATGTGAGCGGCGGGGTGGACTCCGGCGTAATATCATCCCTGGCGGCGGACCAGGCCCCGGAAGGTTTCTGCGGATTTAACGGCAGGTTCCCGGAAGGGGAGGAATACGATGAAAGCCGCTATGCGCGCGACCTTGCCGGGTGGAAACATTTCCCTATACATGTGCTGGACATCACTTGCGGCGATTTTGTCGAAAACATCGGCAAGGTCATCTACCACCTGGATTTTCCGGTGGCCGGGCCGGGATCTTTCCCTCAGTATATGGTGTCGCGCCTTGCTTCCGAACATGTAAAAGTGGTGCTCGGCGGGCAGGGGGGGGACGAGATTTTCGGCGGTTACACCCGCTACCTTGTGGCCTACTTCGAGCAGTGCCTCAAGGGAGCCATAGACGGCACCATGAAAAGCGGCAACTTTATCGTCACATACGAGTCCATCATCCCGAACCTGATGAGCCTGCGAAACTACAAGCCTATGCTCCAGCAATTGTGGAAGGACGGGATTTTCACGGAAGACATGGACAAACGGTACCTGCGGCTGATAGATCGCGCCGGTTCATTGAAAGAAGAAATCAACTGGGGGGCGCTAAACGGCGATTATTCCCCATACGACGCGTTCAGGAAAGTGTTCAGGGCGAAGAACGTGGGGAAGGAGTCGTATTTCGACTGCATGACCCATTTCGACTTTAAGACCCTGCTCCCCGCCCTTTTGCAGGTGGAGGACAGGATGAGCATGGCGCACGGGCTCGAATCGCGGGTGCCGTTTTTGGACCACTCGATTGTGGAGTTCGCCGCCACGTTGCCGGCCAACGTGAAGTTCAAGAACGGCGAACTGAAGCATATATTCAGGAAGACCATGGACTATGCCCTTCCAAAGTCCATACTTTCCCGCAAGGACAAGATGGGATTCCCTTTGCCGCTGACAGACTGGATCAACGGTCCCATGAGAGGATTCGTAAATGATATCCTAGGATCCAAGCGGGCAAGGGAGCGCGAGCTTGTGAACAACGGCGCGGTGATAAAAAAGATCGCCGAAGAGCCGAAGTTCGGCAGGAAAATCTGGGGCCTTTTGTGCCTGGAGCTGTGGCAGACTACTTTCCACGACCAGGAGGCCAAATTCAAGGAAGCTTTAAAAACGGGAGTTGCGGTCAGATGA
- a CDS encoding NAD-dependent epimerase/dehydratase family protein: protein MKVLITGGAGFIGSTLADRLTARGDTVLVMDNYATGRRDNVTAGPRLEIVEGTIADEGLVQSAFDRFKPEIVVHAAASYKDPEGWEEDARTNALGTVNIVRAAKKVGALRLIYFQTALCYGLKPIEQPITLSHPVKLEGSSYAISKTAGEAYIALSGMDFISFRLANAYGPRNLSGPLPTFYSRLTSGRKCFVMNTRRDFIFVDDLVDAVVKAVDGTGSKGYYHISSGSDFSIEELYDSTVKALKLDPAPEAEKRERNPDDVFSILLDPSSTEKDFNWKTSTPLQAGIAKTVAYYQQFGISQTYTHLKQVNE, encoded by the coding sequence ATGAAAGTTCTTATAACGGGCGGCGCTGGATTCATCGGTTCAACCCTTGCGGACAGGCTTACGGCGCGGGGCGATACCGTGCTGGTGATGGACAATTACGCCACTGGGCGCCGGGACAATGTGACGGCGGGGCCCAGGCTTGAGATCGTCGAGGGGACCATCGCGGACGAAGGGCTGGTGCAATCGGCGTTCGACAGGTTCAAGCCGGAGATCGTGGTCCACGCCGCAGCGTCGTATAAGGACCCGGAAGGATGGGAAGAGGACGCAAGGACCAACGCCCTTGGCACGGTGAACATCGTGCGCGCCGCAAAAAAGGTTGGCGCGCTCAGGCTGATATATTTCCAGACCGCCCTTTGCTATGGTCTAAAGCCCATCGAACAGCCGATCACGCTCTCCCACCCGGTAAAGCTGGAAGGGAGCAGCTATGCCATCAGCAAGACCGCCGGGGAGGCGTACATAGCCTTGAGCGGGATGGACTTCATCTCCTTCCGGCTGGCAAACGCATACGGGCCAAGGAACCTGAGCGGCCCGCTCCCAACCTTTTACAGCAGGCTCACATCCGGCAGGAAATGTTTCGTGATGAACACCCGGCGGGACTTTATCTTTGTGGACGACCTTGTGGACGCGGTGGTCAAAGCGGTGGACGGGACCGGATCGAAAGGTTACTACCACATAAGTTCGGGCAGCGATTTTTCTATTGAAGAACTTTACGACTCCACGGTCAAGGCGCTTAAGCTTGATCCGGCTCCGGAGGCGGAGAAAAGGGAGCGCAACCCGGACGACGTGTTCTCCATACTTCTGGATCCGTCCAGTACCGAAAAGGATTTTAACTGGAAGACTTCCACGCCGCTTCAGGCCGGTATCGCCAAGACCGTTGCATACTATCAGCAATTCGGAATCAGCCAGACATATACGCATTTAAAGCAGGTAAATGAATAG
- a CDS encoding NAD-dependent epimerase/dehydratase family protein gives MNRDFGALSGATVLITGGAGFVGSNLARMVLSLGAGKVHIVDNLLSAEKGNVPADSRVKFTEGSITDDSVLACVADEYDHIFHLATFHGNQSSISDPLKDHANNLYPTLRLLEHVKGFKKLRKFVYSAAGCAVAEKTMDDAEATVEEDPVSLAMDSPYSISKIAGEFYAVYYHNRHKVPTVRARFQNVYGPGEILGAGQWRGTYATVWRNVTPVFIYKALKGVALPVEGDGAATRDFIFVEDIVRGLISCALYGEGGDVYNLASGAETSVRKLAETINRIAENRGGIEKLPGRGWDKSGKRFGSVVKSREKLGFTADVGLEEGLRKTVEWTKANMAVIEGCIARHAEKMSAAANRI, from the coding sequence ATGAATAGGGATTTTGGCGCGCTTTCCGGCGCTACGGTCCTGATAACCGGCGGGGCAGGGTTCGTCGGCTCAAATCTCGCGCGGATGGTCCTTTCGCTTGGCGCGGGAAAAGTCCACATTGTGGACAACCTGCTTTCCGCCGAGAAGGGGAACGTCCCGGCCGACTCCCGGGTGAAATTCACGGAAGGATCCATAACAGACGATTCCGTCCTTGCCTGCGTTGCGGACGAGTACGACCACATTTTTCATCTGGCGACGTTCCACGGCAACCAAAGCTCCATTTCCGATCCGCTGAAGGATCATGCGAACAACCTTTATCCAACGCTACGGTTGCTTGAACATGTGAAGGGCTTTAAGAAACTCCGCAAATTCGTTTATTCCGCCGCCGGGTGCGCGGTGGCGGAGAAGACAATGGACGACGCGGAGGCCACGGTGGAGGAGGACCCCGTGTCGCTTGCCATGGACAGCCCCTATTCCATCTCCAAGATCGCCGGGGAGTTTTACGCCGTCTATTACCATAACCGTCATAAAGTTCCCACCGTCCGCGCCCGTTTCCAGAATGTTTACGGCCCGGGGGAGATACTGGGGGCCGGGCAATGGCGCGGCACATACGCCACGGTCTGGCGGAACGTGACCCCGGTTTTCATATACAAGGCGCTAAAGGGGGTTGCGCTGCCGGTGGAAGGGGATGGCGCCGCCACGCGGGACTTCATATTTGTGGAGGACATCGTCCGCGGGCTTATCAGCTGCGCGTTATATGGCGAGGGTGGCGATGTTTACAACCTCGCATCGGGAGCGGAAACCTCCGTCCGCAAATTGGCGGAGACGATCAACAGGATCGCGGAAAACCGGGGGGGGATTGAAAAACTTCCGGGGCGCGGCTGGGACAAGTCCGGCAAGCGGTTCGGCAGCGTGGTGAAGTCCAGGGAGAAGCTCGGTTTCACGGCGGACGTTGGCCTGGAGGAGGGATTGCGCAAGACCGTAGAGTGGACGAAAGCCAACATGGCGGTGATCGAAGGATGTATCGCCCGGCACGCAGAAAAGATGAGCGCCGCCGCAAACCGGATTTGA
- a CDS encoding class I SAM-dependent methyltransferase, whose product MSSHQKAGDDTGDVWTLSHERLQEAGKIAIFGAGSAAGMIIRQFKSSGVPIACVVDNDLSRSGGNICGRKVEPPSRLLAGNIDYIVLASEPGYPAISRQLQQMGFSEFHDFASFRLFLEDDDARGGMWKAFALLREKGLGALAHVPLAVRLLSKIFREVAISGKGSDICLENGFLPLTTHYYSPVPDLDDLKKRDVWSVKSRLAGIDFREREQLELLETLGREYGAQCRWPGRSTGDPTKYHTGHDGFSFGCAAALYSMIRHLRPRRIVEIGSGMSSLVIQQAIGANSDNGAACRHTIIDPYPRVGGWLGGVEIIESRVEFLTPDIFGELAADDILFIDSSHSVKIGGDVNYLYLEILPRLANGVSVHVHDIAMPYEYPVEYATSEVFRQFWTEQYLLQAFLSLNERFEILLAMTSIMKDHPEEFKKAFPFYDPALHKRISSSFWFRRKPA is encoded by the coding sequence ATGAGTTCACACCAAAAAGCGGGAGACGATACCGGTGACGTTTGGACGCTATCGCATGAGCGTCTGCAAGAAGCGGGAAAGATCGCCATTTTCGGCGCGGGGTCGGCGGCGGGCATGATCATCCGCCAGTTCAAGTCGTCAGGTGTTCCAATCGCCTGCGTGGTGGACAACGATCTGTCGCGCTCCGGCGGGAATATATGTGGGCGCAAAGTGGAGCCCCCCTCCAGGCTTCTGGCTGGAAACATTGATTACATAGTCCTGGCGTCCGAACCGGGATATCCAGCCATATCAAGACAGCTCCAGCAAATGGGATTTTCGGAATTCCATGATTTCGCCTCGTTCAGATTGTTCCTGGAGGATGATGATGCGAGGGGTGGAATGTGGAAAGCGTTTGCGTTGCTTCGGGAGAAGGGGCTTGGGGCTCTGGCGCATGTCCCGCTTGCCGTTCGCCTGCTTTCCAAAATATTCCGGGAAGTGGCCATATCCGGCAAAGGGAGCGATATATGCCTTGAAAACGGCTTCCTTCCTTTGACCACGCACTACTACTCCCCGGTCCCCGACCTGGATGACCTGAAAAAGCGTGATGTATGGTCTGTCAAAAGCCGGCTTGCCGGCATTGATTTTCGCGAGCGGGAACAGCTTGAGCTTCTTGAAACGCTGGGCCGTGAATACGGGGCGCAATGCCGCTGGCCTGGGCGCTCCACGGGCGATCCGACGAAATACCACACCGGCCATGATGGCTTCAGCTTCGGATGCGCCGCCGCTTTGTACTCGATGATCAGGCATTTAAGGCCGCGCCGGATTGTAGAAATCGGTTCCGGAATGTCGTCGCTGGTGATCCAGCAGGCCATCGGGGCCAATTCAGACAATGGCGCCGCTTGCCGGCACACCATCATAGATCCCTATCCAAGGGTGGGAGGCTGGCTTGGAGGAGTGGAAATAATCGAAAGCCGGGTGGAGTTTTTAACGCCGGACATTTTTGGCGAACTGGCGGCCGATGACATCCTGTTCATTGATTCGTCCCATTCGGTGAAGATCGGCGGCGACGTCAATTATCTATATCTGGAAATACTTCCGCGCCTTGCCAATGGAGTGTCGGTACATGTCCATGACATCGCCATGCCGTATGAGTATCCAGTGGAGTACGCCACTTCTGAAGTCTTCCGCCAGTTCTGGACTGAGCAATATTTATTGCAGGCGTTCCTAAGCCTCAATGAGCGGTTTGAGATATTGCTGGCGATGACCAGCATTATGAAGGACCATCCGGAGGAGTTTAAAAAGGCGTTTCCGTTTTATGATCCGGCGCTTCACAAGCGGATCAGCAGCTCATTCTGGTTCAGGCGCAAGCCCGCCTGA
- a CDS encoding class I SAM-dependent methyltransferase, with the protein MAISGGTVGQEGTDKANRDFWNELCGSNAARALGIKDHSPESLKRFDDYYLGFYPYLPQIIRPNELKGRKVLEVGLGYGTVGQKIAERGARYTGMDIAEGPVRMMRGRLRVQGMNGRAIQGSMLDAPFASASMDAVVSIGCFHHTGNLRKCLEETRRILKPGGVAVIMVYNQFSLRQWINWPGGNLRALARDFGVGRGPETASEDQKKAYDAGGGGEAAPETVFSSISQLNKMLSGFSRVTFRKENCDDLYLRGRLVAPRHRLLPTLGRLMGLDIYIRAVK; encoded by the coding sequence ATGGCGATTTCAGGCGGAACCGTGGGCCAGGAAGGGACGGACAAGGCAAACCGCGACTTCTGGAATGAACTGTGCGGCAGCAACGCGGCGCGGGCCTTGGGGATAAAAGACCATTCGCCCGAATCGTTGAAAAGATTCGATGACTACTACCTGGGTTTCTATCCATACCTGCCGCAAATAATAAGGCCAAACGAGCTTAAAGGGCGCAAGGTGCTGGAGGTTGGGCTGGGGTATGGGACCGTCGGGCAGAAGATAGCCGAGCGCGGGGCCAGATACACCGGCATGGACATCGCCGAGGGGCCTGTGCGGATGATGCGCGGCAGACTGCGGGTGCAGGGCATGAACGGGCGAGCCATCCAGGGAAGCATGCTCGACGCCCCTTTCGCAAGCGCCTCGATGGACGCGGTGGTCTCCATCGGCTGTTTCCACCATACGGGCAACCTGCGCAAATGCCTTGAAGAGACGCGCAGGATTCTCAAGCCCGGCGGAGTGGCGGTAATCATGGTATATAATCAGTTTTCGCTGAGGCAGTGGATCAACTGGCCGGGGGGTAATTTGCGCGCCCTGGCCCGGGATTTCGGCGTGGGGCGAGGGCCTGAGACGGCAAGCGAGGACCAGAAAAAAGCATATGACGCCGGAGGCGGAGGGGAAGCGGCCCCGGAGACGGTCTTCTCATCGATCAGCCAGTTGAACAAGATGCTTTCCGGATTTTCAAGGGTCACGTTCCGCAAGGAGAATTGCGACGACCTTTATTTAAGGGGCAGGCTTGTGGCCCCCCGTCATCGGCTACTTCCAACGCTGGGAAGGCTTATGGGGCTGGACATATATATAAGGGCCGTAAAGTAG
- a CDS encoding Gfo/Idh/MocA family oxidoreductase: protein MNAATGNVKVAVIGAGYWGKNLVRNFHSLGALKSVCDSDPNTLAGFQRQYPGVCGASTVKEVLDDPEVNAVAIATPAETHYSLAVACLEAGKAVYVEKPLCLNVDDGEKLLKLAVDKKTILMVGHLLQYHPAVIALKKLVHGGELGRLQYIYSNRLNLGKIRTEENILWSFAPHDISVILSLTRQTPDSVASFGSYFLHKTIADVTLSNLTFPSGVSAHIFVNWLHPFKEQKLVVVGDRKMAVFNDMEPEEKLLLYPHVINWRGGVPVPDKKEAIKVELEKTEPLENECRSFIRAVETGVPPFTDGREGLDVLRVLTACQASMEQGGRVISLARHAQGHEEKADHFVHETSVVDDGCRIGAGTKIWHFSHVLKGSVVGGKCNIGQNVVIGPNVTVGNGCKIQNNVSVYEGVTLEDDVFCGPSMVFTNVMNPRSHIARKSEYKATLVKKGATIGANATIVCGITLGSFCFIGAGAVVIRDVPDHALMVGNPAVQKGWMCHCGVKLAFRKEKAVCGACGTRYTHKKGAVSPAP from the coding sequence ATGAACGCAGCAACCGGCAATGTCAAAGTGGCTGTGATCGGAGCTGGCTACTGGGGGAAAAACCTTGTCCGCAATTTCCATTCGCTCGGCGCGTTGAAGTCCGTTTGCGACAGCGATCCGAACACGCTGGCCGGTTTCCAACGGCAATATCCGGGCGTTTGCGGCGCGTCCACTGTCAAGGAGGTCCTTGATGACCCGGAGGTGAACGCCGTCGCCATAGCCACTCCCGCCGAAACCCATTATTCGCTGGCCGTGGCCTGCCTTGAAGCGGGCAAGGCGGTGTATGTGGAAAAACCCCTTTGCTTGAACGTGGACGACGGCGAAAAACTTCTCAAGCTTGCGGTTGATAAAAAAACAATATTGATGGTGGGGCATCTGCTCCAATACCACCCGGCGGTCATAGCGCTCAAAAAACTTGTGCACGGCGGCGAACTTGGGCGGCTGCAGTACATATATTCAAACCGGTTAAATCTCGGGAAGATACGCACGGAGGAAAATATCCTTTGGTCGTTCGCCCCGCACGACATCTCCGTGATCCTTTCGCTAACGCGCCAGACGCCGGACAGCGTGGCCAGTTTCGGCTCCTATTTCCTGCACAAGACGATTGCGGACGTGACGCTGAGCAACCTTACTTTCCCCTCTGGGGTGAGCGCGCATATATTCGTCAACTGGCTGCATCCGTTCAAGGAGCAGAAGCTTGTGGTGGTGGGGGACAGGAAAATGGCCGTGTTCAACGACATGGAGCCGGAGGAGAAGCTTCTGCTGTATCCGCACGTGATCAACTGGCGCGGGGGCGTGCCGGTGCCGGACAAGAAAGAAGCCATCAAAGTGGAACTGGAAAAGACCGAGCCGCTGGAAAATGAATGCAGGAGTTTTATAAGGGCGGTGGAAACGGGTGTTCCGCCATTCACCGACGGCAGGGAAGGGCTCGATGTGTTAAGGGTGCTGACAGCTTGCCAGGCCTCTATGGAACAAGGCGGGCGCGTGATAAGCCTTGCCCGCCATGCGCAAGGGCATGAGGAAAAAGCGGATCACTTTGTCCATGAAACGTCCGTGGTGGACGACGGGTGCCGGATAGGGGCGGGGACGAAGATATGGCATTTTTCACATGTGCTCAAGGGGAGCGTTGTCGGCGGGAAATGCAACATCGGCCAGAACGTGGTGATCGGGCCGAACGTGACGGTGGGGAACGGGTGCAAGATACAGAACAACGTCTCGGTGTATGAGGGGGTGACGCTGGAGGACGACGTGTTCTGCGGGCCGTCCATGGTGTTCACAAACGTGATGAATCCGCGCTCCCATATCGCCCGCAAAAGCGAGTACAAGGCCACCCTGGTGAAAAAGGGGGCGACAATCGGCGCGAACGCCACGATAGTTTGCGGGATAACGCTTGGGAGCTTTTGCTTCATCGGGGCGGGGGCGGTGGTCATCCGCGACGTTCCGGACCATGCGCTGATGGTGGGCAATCCCGCCGTCCAGAAAGGGTGGATGTGCCATTGCGGGGTGAAACTCGCGTTCCGCAAAGAAAAGGCGGTCTGCGGCGCGTGCGGGACCAGGTACACTCATAAAAAAGGCGCCGTGTCGCCAGCGCCGTGA